One genomic region from Oncorhynchus clarkii lewisi isolate Uvic-CL-2024 chromosome 21, UVic_Ocla_1.0, whole genome shotgun sequence encodes:
- the LOC139379068 gene encoding mitogen-activated protein kinase kinase kinase kinase 2-like isoform X9, which translates to MVMCSRNTKLWICMEYCGGGSLQDIYHVTGPFKEKQIAYICRETLQGLYHLHETSKMHRDIKGANILITERGDIKLADFGVAAEISASVAKRKSFIGTPYWMAPEVAAVEKKGGYNHLCDIWAVGITAIELAELQPPMFDLHPMRALMLMSKSSFQPPRLKDKTKWSAGFQSFVKMSLIKNPRKRPSAETLLQHPFVTQLLTRNLIIELLDMANNPDLHSTHSMDDNDREDGEAAPDKIQSAGKLPRTLSEEQFDQVKFGPPLRKVTEPYPDMESSSGDDWDVSEEDTESLLECVEEALQLRSLTIKRVPSAGGGNGGRKSGLFSPSTASLPAISSFCPTLEDKDLTLGPSSSLGPDSTHTPKNFTSVLARCSATQDISRQWCRDPSVSEGGAVQAEKKKTEGVTSSCRETSLSPEWSTLRRKTNSRADCHGLPPTPHVHMGACFSKVFNGCPLTIHCAVTWILPKTRDQYLILGAEEGVYTLNLNELHEDTLEKLLPQRCTWLFVMNNVLMSVSGKSSQLYSHSLTALFEQRGHKQQKQSHLSLSTNRLTERINPRQRGKYAVTVKIPDTKGCRRCSVARNPHTDSTFLCGAVPSGLILLLWYEPLQRFLQLKHIDIRLPDSLPIFELLVLVKDEFPQLCVGVGDCAAEGGKPPSNQQLKFDIIELNGTPNSSPESTPDRTRTGAGPGAKQATQLDRDTVLIVLEKTVKIVNLQGLPSKELASELVFDFPIETLICLQDSVLAFWKHGLKGRSLHTNEVTQEITDESRVFQVLGTNRDIVLQSTPTEDPSAMTNLYILTGHESSY; encoded by the exons ATGGTGATGTGTTCAAG GAACACAAAATTATGGATTTGCATGGAGTACTGTGGAGGGGGGTCGTTACAAGACATTTACCACG TGACTGGGCCGTTCAAGGAGAAGCAGATAGCCTATATTTGCAGAGAAACCCTCCAG GGCTTGTACCACCTGCATGAGACAAGTAAAATGCATAGGGACATAAAG GGAGCAAATATCCTCATCACAGAACGTGGAGACATCAAATTGG CCGATTTTGGAGTTGCTGCAGAGATCAGTGCTTCTGTAGCCAAGAGGAAGTCTTTTATAGGAACTCCCTACTG GATGGCACCGGAGGTGGCAGCAGTGGAGAAGAAGGGTGGGTACAACCATCTGTGTGACATCTGGGCGGTAGGCATCACGGCCATCGAGCTGGCAGAGCTCCAGCCGCCAATGTTTGACCTCCACCCTATGAG AGCCTTGATGTTGATGTCAAAAAGCAGCTTCCAGCCTCCCAGGCTCAAGGACAAGACCAAGTG GTCTGCAGGGTTCCAGAGCTTTGTGAAGATGTCCCTCATCAAGAACCCTAGGAAGAGGCCGTCGGCCGAAACTTTACTGCAG CACCCGTTTGTGACCCAGTTGCTGACCCGTAACCTGATTATTGAGCTGCTGGACATGGCCAATAACCCTGACCTCCACTCCACACACAGCATGGACGACAACGATCGGGAG GATGGAGAAGCTGCTCCTGATAAGATCCAGTCTGCAGGGAAACTCCCGAGGACCCTGTCTGAAGAGCAGT TTGACCAGGTGAAGTTTGGGCCTCCGTTGAGGAAAGTGACAGAGCCTTATCCTGATATG gAAAGCTCGTCCGGAGACGATTGGGATGTCTCAGAAGAGGACACTGA GAGCCTGTTGGAATGTGTGGAGGAAGCTCTGCAGCTGAG GAGCTTAACCATTAAGAGAGTGCCATCTGCTGGT GGGGGTAATGGTGGGAGGAAGAGTGGGTTATTCAGCCCTTCCACAGCCTCCCTGCCTGCCATCAGCTCATTCTGTCCCACCCTGGAGGACAAGGACCTCACCCTTGGCCCCAGCTCCAGCCTGGGGCCcgactccacccacacacccaaaaACTTCACGTCAG TCTTGGCCAGGTGTTCTGCAACTCAGGACATCAGCAGACAGTGGTGTAGGGACCCCAGTGTTTCTGAGGGGGGCGCCGTAcaggcagagaagaagaagacagaaGGGGTGACCTCATCATGCAgagaaacctctctctctccagagtggAGCACACTGAGGAGGAAGACGAACTCT AGAGCTGATTGCCATggactccctcctactcctcatGTTCAT ATGGGTGCCTGTTTCTCTAAAGTCTTCAATGGTTGTCCTCTGACGATCCACTGTGCTGTGACCTGGATTCTCCCTAAAACTAGAG ATCAGTATCTTATTCTGGGGGCAGAAGAGGGTGTCTACACCCTCAACCTCAACGAGCTCCATGAGGACACCCTGGAGAAG TTGCTCCCACAAAGATGTACCTGGCTGTTTGTCATGAACAATGTCCTGATGTCCGTATCAG GGAAGTCTTCCCAGCTGTACTCCCACAGTCTGACGGCTCTGTTTGAACAGAGGGGCCACAAGCAGCAGAAACAGAGTCACCTGTCCCTCAGTACCAACCGCCTCACTGAGAGGATCAACCCCAGgcagagggg GAAATATGCTGTAACTGTGAAGATACCAGACACTAAAGGCTGTCGAAGATGCAGCGTGG caagaaacccacacacagacagcacGTTCCTGTGTGGGGCTGTTCCATCAGGTCTAATTCTGCTCTTGTGGTATGAGCCTCTGCAGAGGTTCTTGCAGCTCAAG CATATAGACATACGTCTACCGGATTCGCTCCCTATCTTTGAGCTACTGGTGTTAGTGAAGGATGAGTTCCCACAACTATGCGTAGGGGTGGGGGACTGTGCTGCAGAGGGAGGGAAACCACCATCCAACCAGCAGCTGAAGTTCGACATCATAGAGTTGAACGGCACACCAAATTCTTCACCAG agAGTACGCCGGACCGGACCCGGACCGGAGCCGGACCGGGAGCCAAGCAGGCAACACAGCTGGACAGAGACACGGTTCTCATTGTACTGGAGA AGACTGTGAAGATTGTCAACCTACAAGGTCTTCCCTCCAAGGAGCTGGCTTCTGAACTTGTCTTTGACTTCCCCATTGAAACACTAA TTTGTTTACAGGACAGTGTTCTGGCTTTCTGGAAGCATGGTCTTAAAGGGAGGAGTCTTCACACAAATGAG GTCACGCAGGAAATCACAGACGAAAGCAGAGTATTCCAGGTCTTGGGGACGAACAG GGATATCGTCCTTCAGAGTACCCCCACAGAGGACCCGTCAGCCATGACCAACCTCTATATCCTGACAGGCCATGAAAGCAGctactga
- the LOC139379068 gene encoding mitogen-activated protein kinase kinase kinase kinase 2-like isoform X8: protein MVMCSRNTKLWICMEYCGGGSLQDIYHVTGPFKEKQIAYICRETLQGLYHLHETSKMHRDIKGANILITERGDIKLADFGVAAEISASVAKRKSFIGTPYWMAPEVAAVEKKGGYNHLCDIWAVGITAIELAELQPPMFDLHPMRALMLMSKSSFQPPRLKDKTKWSAGFQSFVKMSLIKNPRKRPSAETLLQHPFVTQLLTRNLIIELLDMANNPDLHSTHSMDDNDREDGEAAPDKIQSAGKLPRTLSEEQFDQVKFGPPLRKVTEPYPDMESSSGDDWDVSEEDTESLLECVEEALQLRSLTIKRVPSAGGGNGGRKSGLFSPSTASLPAISSFCPTLEDKDLTLGPSSSLGPDSTHTPKNFTSVLARCSATQDISRQWCRDPSVSEGGAVQAEKKKTEGVTSSCRETSLSPEWSTLRRKTNSRADCHGLPPTPHVHMGACFSKVFNGCPLTIHCAVTWILPKTRDQYLILGAEEGVYTLNLNELHEDTLEKLLPQRCTWLFVMNNVLMSVSGKSSQLYSHSLTALFEQRGHKQQKQSHLSLSTNRLTERINPRQRGRKYAVTVKIPDTKGCRRCSVARNPHTDSTFLCGAVPSGLILLLWYEPLQRFLQLKHIDIRLPDSLPIFELLVLVKDEFPQLCVGVGDCAAEGGKPPSNQQLKFDIIELNGTPNSSPESTPDRTRTGAGPGAKQATQLDRDTVLIVLEKTVKIVNLQGLPSKELASELVFDFPIETLICLQDSVLAFWKHGLKGRSLHTNEVTQEITDESRVFQVLGTNRDIVLQSTPTEDPSAMTNLYILTGHESSY from the exons ATGGTGATGTGTTCAAG GAACACAAAATTATGGATTTGCATGGAGTACTGTGGAGGGGGGTCGTTACAAGACATTTACCACG TGACTGGGCCGTTCAAGGAGAAGCAGATAGCCTATATTTGCAGAGAAACCCTCCAG GGCTTGTACCACCTGCATGAGACAAGTAAAATGCATAGGGACATAAAG GGAGCAAATATCCTCATCACAGAACGTGGAGACATCAAATTGG CCGATTTTGGAGTTGCTGCAGAGATCAGTGCTTCTGTAGCCAAGAGGAAGTCTTTTATAGGAACTCCCTACTG GATGGCACCGGAGGTGGCAGCAGTGGAGAAGAAGGGTGGGTACAACCATCTGTGTGACATCTGGGCGGTAGGCATCACGGCCATCGAGCTGGCAGAGCTCCAGCCGCCAATGTTTGACCTCCACCCTATGAG AGCCTTGATGTTGATGTCAAAAAGCAGCTTCCAGCCTCCCAGGCTCAAGGACAAGACCAAGTG GTCTGCAGGGTTCCAGAGCTTTGTGAAGATGTCCCTCATCAAGAACCCTAGGAAGAGGCCGTCGGCCGAAACTTTACTGCAG CACCCGTTTGTGACCCAGTTGCTGACCCGTAACCTGATTATTGAGCTGCTGGACATGGCCAATAACCCTGACCTCCACTCCACACACAGCATGGACGACAACGATCGGGAG GATGGAGAAGCTGCTCCTGATAAGATCCAGTCTGCAGGGAAACTCCCGAGGACCCTGTCTGAAGAGCAGT TTGACCAGGTGAAGTTTGGGCCTCCGTTGAGGAAAGTGACAGAGCCTTATCCTGATATG gAAAGCTCGTCCGGAGACGATTGGGATGTCTCAGAAGAGGACACTGA GAGCCTGTTGGAATGTGTGGAGGAAGCTCTGCAGCTGAG GAGCTTAACCATTAAGAGAGTGCCATCTGCTGGT GGGGGTAATGGTGGGAGGAAGAGTGGGTTATTCAGCCCTTCCACAGCCTCCCTGCCTGCCATCAGCTCATTCTGTCCCACCCTGGAGGACAAGGACCTCACCCTTGGCCCCAGCTCCAGCCTGGGGCCcgactccacccacacacccaaaaACTTCACGTCAG TCTTGGCCAGGTGTTCTGCAACTCAGGACATCAGCAGACAGTGGTGTAGGGACCCCAGTGTTTCTGAGGGGGGCGCCGTAcaggcagagaagaagaagacagaaGGGGTGACCTCATCATGCAgagaaacctctctctctccagagtggAGCACACTGAGGAGGAAGACGAACTCT AGAGCTGATTGCCATggactccctcctactcctcatGTTCAT ATGGGTGCCTGTTTCTCTAAAGTCTTCAATGGTTGTCCTCTGACGATCCACTGTGCTGTGACCTGGATTCTCCCTAAAACTAGAG ATCAGTATCTTATTCTGGGGGCAGAAGAGGGTGTCTACACCCTCAACCTCAACGAGCTCCATGAGGACACCCTGGAGAAG TTGCTCCCACAAAGATGTACCTGGCTGTTTGTCATGAACAATGTCCTGATGTCCGTATCAG GGAAGTCTTCCCAGCTGTACTCCCACAGTCTGACGGCTCTGTTTGAACAGAGGGGCCACAAGCAGCAGAAACAGAGTCACCTGTCCCTCAGTACCAACCGCCTCACTGAGAGGATCAACCCCAGgcagagggg CAGGAAATATGCTGTAACTGTGAAGATACCAGACACTAAAGGCTGTCGAAGATGCAGCGTGG caagaaacccacacacagacagcacGTTCCTGTGTGGGGCTGTTCCATCAGGTCTAATTCTGCTCTTGTGGTATGAGCCTCTGCAGAGGTTCTTGCAGCTCAAG CATATAGACATACGTCTACCGGATTCGCTCCCTATCTTTGAGCTACTGGTGTTAGTGAAGGATGAGTTCCCACAACTATGCGTAGGGGTGGGGGACTGTGCTGCAGAGGGAGGGAAACCACCATCCAACCAGCAGCTGAAGTTCGACATCATAGAGTTGAACGGCACACCAAATTCTTCACCAG agAGTACGCCGGACCGGACCCGGACCGGAGCCGGACCGGGAGCCAAGCAGGCAACACAGCTGGACAGAGACACGGTTCTCATTGTACTGGAGA AGACTGTGAAGATTGTCAACCTACAAGGTCTTCCCTCCAAGGAGCTGGCTTCTGAACTTGTCTTTGACTTCCCCATTGAAACACTAA TTTGTTTACAGGACAGTGTTCTGGCTTTCTGGAAGCATGGTCTTAAAGGGAGGAGTCTTCACACAAATGAG GTCACGCAGGAAATCACAGACGAAAGCAGAGTATTCCAGGTCTTGGGGACGAACAG GGATATCGTCCTTCAGAGTACCCCCACAGAGGACCCGTCAGCCATGACCAACCTCTATATCCTGACAGGCCATGAAAGCAGctactga
- the LOC139379068 gene encoding mitogen-activated protein kinase kinase kinase kinase 2-like isoform X3 encodes MMKECKHKNIVAYFGSYHRNTKLWICMEYCGGGSLQDIYHVTGPFKEKQIAYICRETLQGLYHLHETSKMHRDIKGANILITERGDIKLADFGVAAEISASVAKRKSFIGTPYWMAPEVAAVEKKGGYNHLCDIWAVGITAIELAELQPPMFDLHPMRALMLMSKSSFQPPRLKDKTKWSAGFQSFVKMSLIKNPRKRPSAETLLQHPFVTQLLTRNLIIELLDMANNPDLHSTHSMDDNDREDGEAAPDKIQSAGKLPRTLSEEQFDQVKFGPPLRKVTEPYPDMESSSGDDWDVSEEDTESPSLLECVEEALQLRSLTIKRVPSAGGGNGGRKSGLFSPSTASLPAISSFCPTLEDKDLTLGPSSSLGPDSTHTPKNFTSVLARCSATQDISRQWCRDPSVSEGGAVQAEKKKTEGVTSSCRETSLSPEWSTLRRKTNSRADCHGLPPTPHVHMGACFSKVFNGCPLTIHCAVTWILPKTRDQYLILGAEEGVYTLNLNELHEDTLEKLLPQRCTWLFVMNNVLMSVSGKSSQLYSHSLTALFEQRGHKQQKQSHLSLSTNRLTERINPRQRGKYAVTVKIPDTKGCRRCSVARNPHTDSTFLCGAVPSGLILLLWYEPLQRFLQLKHIDIRLPDSLPIFELLVLVKDEFPQLCVGVGDCAAEGGKPPSNQQLKFDIIELNGTPNSSPESTPDRTRTGAGPGAKQATQLDRDTVLIVLEKTVKIVNLQGLPSKELASELVFDFPIETLICLQDSVLAFWKHGLKGRSLHTNEVTQEITDESRVFQVLGTNRDIVLQSTPTEDPSAMTNLYILTGHESSY; translated from the exons ATGATGAAGGAATGTAAGCACAAGAACATTGTGGCCTATTTCGGCAGCTATCACAG GAACACAAAATTATGGATTTGCATGGAGTACTGTGGAGGGGGGTCGTTACAAGACATTTACCACG TGACTGGGCCGTTCAAGGAGAAGCAGATAGCCTATATTTGCAGAGAAACCCTCCAG GGCTTGTACCACCTGCATGAGACAAGTAAAATGCATAGGGACATAAAG GGAGCAAATATCCTCATCACAGAACGTGGAGACATCAAATTGG CCGATTTTGGAGTTGCTGCAGAGATCAGTGCTTCTGTAGCCAAGAGGAAGTCTTTTATAGGAACTCCCTACTG GATGGCACCGGAGGTGGCAGCAGTGGAGAAGAAGGGTGGGTACAACCATCTGTGTGACATCTGGGCGGTAGGCATCACGGCCATCGAGCTGGCAGAGCTCCAGCCGCCAATGTTTGACCTCCACCCTATGAG AGCCTTGATGTTGATGTCAAAAAGCAGCTTCCAGCCTCCCAGGCTCAAGGACAAGACCAAGTG GTCTGCAGGGTTCCAGAGCTTTGTGAAGATGTCCCTCATCAAGAACCCTAGGAAGAGGCCGTCGGCCGAAACTTTACTGCAG CACCCGTTTGTGACCCAGTTGCTGACCCGTAACCTGATTATTGAGCTGCTGGACATGGCCAATAACCCTGACCTCCACTCCACACACAGCATGGACGACAACGATCGGGAG GATGGAGAAGCTGCTCCTGATAAGATCCAGTCTGCAGGGAAACTCCCGAGGACCCTGTCTGAAGAGCAGT TTGACCAGGTGAAGTTTGGGCCTCCGTTGAGGAAAGTGACAGAGCCTTATCCTGATATG gAAAGCTCGTCCGGAGACGATTGGGATGTCTCAGAAGAGGACACTGAGTCACC GAGCCTGTTGGAATGTGTGGAGGAAGCTCTGCAGCTGAG GAGCTTAACCATTAAGAGAGTGCCATCTGCTGGT GGGGGTAATGGTGGGAGGAAGAGTGGGTTATTCAGCCCTTCCACAGCCTCCCTGCCTGCCATCAGCTCATTCTGTCCCACCCTGGAGGACAAGGACCTCACCCTTGGCCCCAGCTCCAGCCTGGGGCCcgactccacccacacacccaaaaACTTCACGTCAG TCTTGGCCAGGTGTTCTGCAACTCAGGACATCAGCAGACAGTGGTGTAGGGACCCCAGTGTTTCTGAGGGGGGCGCCGTAcaggcagagaagaagaagacagaaGGGGTGACCTCATCATGCAgagaaacctctctctctccagagtggAGCACACTGAGGAGGAAGACGAACTCT AGAGCTGATTGCCATggactccctcctactcctcatGTTCAT ATGGGTGCCTGTTTCTCTAAAGTCTTCAATGGTTGTCCTCTGACGATCCACTGTGCTGTGACCTGGATTCTCCCTAAAACTAGAG ATCAGTATCTTATTCTGGGGGCAGAAGAGGGTGTCTACACCCTCAACCTCAACGAGCTCCATGAGGACACCCTGGAGAAG TTGCTCCCACAAAGATGTACCTGGCTGTTTGTCATGAACAATGTCCTGATGTCCGTATCAG GGAAGTCTTCCCAGCTGTACTCCCACAGTCTGACGGCTCTGTTTGAACAGAGGGGCCACAAGCAGCAGAAACAGAGTCACCTGTCCCTCAGTACCAACCGCCTCACTGAGAGGATCAACCCCAGgcagagggg GAAATATGCTGTAACTGTGAAGATACCAGACACTAAAGGCTGTCGAAGATGCAGCGTGG caagaaacccacacacagacagcacGTTCCTGTGTGGGGCTGTTCCATCAGGTCTAATTCTGCTCTTGTGGTATGAGCCTCTGCAGAGGTTCTTGCAGCTCAAG CATATAGACATACGTCTACCGGATTCGCTCCCTATCTTTGAGCTACTGGTGTTAGTGAAGGATGAGTTCCCACAACTATGCGTAGGGGTGGGGGACTGTGCTGCAGAGGGAGGGAAACCACCATCCAACCAGCAGCTGAAGTTCGACATCATAGAGTTGAACGGCACACCAAATTCTTCACCAG agAGTACGCCGGACCGGACCCGGACCGGAGCCGGACCGGGAGCCAAGCAGGCAACACAGCTGGACAGAGACACGGTTCTCATTGTACTGGAGA AGACTGTGAAGATTGTCAACCTACAAGGTCTTCCCTCCAAGGAGCTGGCTTCTGAACTTGTCTTTGACTTCCCCATTGAAACACTAA TTTGTTTACAGGACAGTGTTCTGGCTTTCTGGAAGCATGGTCTTAAAGGGAGGAGTCTTCACACAAATGAG GTCACGCAGGAAATCACAGACGAAAGCAGAGTATTCCAGGTCTTGGGGACGAACAG GGATATCGTCCTTCAGAGTACCCCCACAGAGGACCCGTCAGCCATGACCAACCTCTATATCCTGACAGGCCATGAAAGCAGctactga
- the LOC139379068 gene encoding mitogen-activated protein kinase kinase kinase kinase 2-like isoform X6: MVMCSRNTKLWICMEYCGGGSLQDIYHVTGPFKEKQIAYICRETLQGLYHLHETSKMHRDIKGANILITERGDIKLADFGVAAEISASVAKRKSFIGTPYWMAPEVAAVEKKGGYNHLCDIWAVGITAIELAELQPPMFDLHPMRALMLMSKSSFQPPRLKDKTKWSAGFQSFVKMSLIKNPRKRPSAETLLQHPFVTQLLTRNLIIELLDMANNPDLHSTHSMDDNDREDGEAAPDKIQSAGKLPRTLSEEQFDQVKFGPPLRKVTEPYPDMESSSGDDWDVSEEDTESPSLLECVEEALQLRSLTIKRVPSAGGGNGGRKSGLFSPSTASLPAISSFCPTLEDKDLTLGPSSSLGPDSTHTPKNFTSVLARCSATQDISRQWCRDPSVSEGGAVQAEKKKTEGVTSSCRETSLSPEWSTLRRKTNSRADCHGLPPTPHVHMGACFSKVFNGCPLTIHCAVTWILPKTRDQYLILGAEEGVYTLNLNELHEDTLEKLLPQRCTWLFVMNNVLMSVSGKSSQLYSHSLTALFEQRGHKQQKQSHLSLSTNRLTERINPRQRGRKYAVTVKIPDTKGCRRCSVARNPHTDSTFLCGAVPSGLILLLWYEPLQRFLQLKHIDIRLPDSLPIFELLVLVKDEFPQLCVGVGDCAAEGGKPPSNQQLKFDIIELNGTPNSSPESTPDRTRTGAGPGAKQATQLDRDTVLIVLEKTVKIVNLQGLPSKELASELVFDFPIETLICLQDSVLAFWKHGLKGRSLHTNEVTQEITDESRVFQVLGTNRDIVLQSTPTEDPSAMTNLYILTGHESSY, encoded by the exons ATGGTGATGTGTTCAAG GAACACAAAATTATGGATTTGCATGGAGTACTGTGGAGGGGGGTCGTTACAAGACATTTACCACG TGACTGGGCCGTTCAAGGAGAAGCAGATAGCCTATATTTGCAGAGAAACCCTCCAG GGCTTGTACCACCTGCATGAGACAAGTAAAATGCATAGGGACATAAAG GGAGCAAATATCCTCATCACAGAACGTGGAGACATCAAATTGG CCGATTTTGGAGTTGCTGCAGAGATCAGTGCTTCTGTAGCCAAGAGGAAGTCTTTTATAGGAACTCCCTACTG GATGGCACCGGAGGTGGCAGCAGTGGAGAAGAAGGGTGGGTACAACCATCTGTGTGACATCTGGGCGGTAGGCATCACGGCCATCGAGCTGGCAGAGCTCCAGCCGCCAATGTTTGACCTCCACCCTATGAG AGCCTTGATGTTGATGTCAAAAAGCAGCTTCCAGCCTCCCAGGCTCAAGGACAAGACCAAGTG GTCTGCAGGGTTCCAGAGCTTTGTGAAGATGTCCCTCATCAAGAACCCTAGGAAGAGGCCGTCGGCCGAAACTTTACTGCAG CACCCGTTTGTGACCCAGTTGCTGACCCGTAACCTGATTATTGAGCTGCTGGACATGGCCAATAACCCTGACCTCCACTCCACACACAGCATGGACGACAACGATCGGGAG GATGGAGAAGCTGCTCCTGATAAGATCCAGTCTGCAGGGAAACTCCCGAGGACCCTGTCTGAAGAGCAGT TTGACCAGGTGAAGTTTGGGCCTCCGTTGAGGAAAGTGACAGAGCCTTATCCTGATATG gAAAGCTCGTCCGGAGACGATTGGGATGTCTCAGAAGAGGACACTGAGTCACC GAGCCTGTTGGAATGTGTGGAGGAAGCTCTGCAGCTGAG GAGCTTAACCATTAAGAGAGTGCCATCTGCTGGT GGGGGTAATGGTGGGAGGAAGAGTGGGTTATTCAGCCCTTCCACAGCCTCCCTGCCTGCCATCAGCTCATTCTGTCCCACCCTGGAGGACAAGGACCTCACCCTTGGCCCCAGCTCCAGCCTGGGGCCcgactccacccacacacccaaaaACTTCACGTCAG TCTTGGCCAGGTGTTCTGCAACTCAGGACATCAGCAGACAGTGGTGTAGGGACCCCAGTGTTTCTGAGGGGGGCGCCGTAcaggcagagaagaagaagacagaaGGGGTGACCTCATCATGCAgagaaacctctctctctccagagtggAGCACACTGAGGAGGAAGACGAACTCT AGAGCTGATTGCCATggactccctcctactcctcatGTTCAT ATGGGTGCCTGTTTCTCTAAAGTCTTCAATGGTTGTCCTCTGACGATCCACTGTGCTGTGACCTGGATTCTCCCTAAAACTAGAG ATCAGTATCTTATTCTGGGGGCAGAAGAGGGTGTCTACACCCTCAACCTCAACGAGCTCCATGAGGACACCCTGGAGAAG TTGCTCCCACAAAGATGTACCTGGCTGTTTGTCATGAACAATGTCCTGATGTCCGTATCAG GGAAGTCTTCCCAGCTGTACTCCCACAGTCTGACGGCTCTGTTTGAACAGAGGGGCCACAAGCAGCAGAAACAGAGTCACCTGTCCCTCAGTACCAACCGCCTCACTGAGAGGATCAACCCCAGgcagagggg CAGGAAATATGCTGTAACTGTGAAGATACCAGACACTAAAGGCTGTCGAAGATGCAGCGTGG caagaaacccacacacagacagcacGTTCCTGTGTGGGGCTGTTCCATCAGGTCTAATTCTGCTCTTGTGGTATGAGCCTCTGCAGAGGTTCTTGCAGCTCAAG CATATAGACATACGTCTACCGGATTCGCTCCCTATCTTTGAGCTACTGGTGTTAGTGAAGGATGAGTTCCCACAACTATGCGTAGGGGTGGGGGACTGTGCTGCAGAGGGAGGGAAACCACCATCCAACCAGCAGCTGAAGTTCGACATCATAGAGTTGAACGGCACACCAAATTCTTCACCAG agAGTACGCCGGACCGGACCCGGACCGGAGCCGGACCGGGAGCCAAGCAGGCAACACAGCTGGACAGAGACACGGTTCTCATTGTACTGGAGA AGACTGTGAAGATTGTCAACCTACAAGGTCTTCCCTCCAAGGAGCTGGCTTCTGAACTTGTCTTTGACTTCCCCATTGAAACACTAA TTTGTTTACAGGACAGTGTTCTGGCTTTCTGGAAGCATGGTCTTAAAGGGAGGAGTCTTCACACAAATGAG GTCACGCAGGAAATCACAGACGAAAGCAGAGTATTCCAGGTCTTGGGGACGAACAG GGATATCGTCCTTCAGAGTACCCCCACAGAGGACCCGTCAGCCATGACCAACCTCTATATCCTGACAGGCCATGAAAGCAGctactga